From a region of the Leptospira kmetyi serovar Malaysia str. Bejo-Iso9 genome:
- a CDS encoding acyltransferase family protein — protein sequence MTVAGMILVNNPGSWSSIYSPLKHAKWNGCTPTDLVFPFFLFAVGASIPISLYSKNGMNRSKVFLGILIRSILLVAIGLFLSFFGEWSLSELRIPGVLQRIGFVYFAAASLYLLFPGKKVLFFLIPILFVHTWLLIQIPPPGESIVSLEEGKDIGAWIDRTIFGEKHLWKFSKTWDPEGFFSGVAAIASSLFGVLCGLILFSKERTSKNRIVSLFGFGVLFAFVGLFWDRSLPMNKSLWTGSYAVYTSGLAFLCVGIFELLHVIVGFKKDDSNRSVLEIVFQPFLVFGKNAILVFVGSGIVARTLNLWTTIGDKGKSISVKVWFYGKLTTLIADPYLASLFYAILHLIVWWGILSFLDRKKIYFKV from the coding sequence ATGACCGTCGCGGGGATGATTCTCGTAAACAACCCGGGTTCTTGGTCGTCCATTTATTCTCCCTTAAAACACGCGAAGTGGAACGGATGTACTCCGACTGATCTCGTCTTTCCCTTTTTTCTTTTTGCGGTGGGGGCATCCATTCCAATTTCATTGTATTCTAAAAATGGAATGAATCGAAGTAAGGTGTTTCTCGGAATTTTAATCCGAAGCATTCTGCTCGTCGCGATCGGATTGTTTCTGAGTTTTTTCGGAGAATGGTCCCTCTCGGAACTCAGAATTCCGGGAGTTTTGCAAAGAATCGGCTTTGTTTACTTTGCCGCGGCGTCTTTGTATCTTTTGTTTCCGGGAAAGAAGGTTTTGTTTTTTTTGATTCCGATTCTTTTCGTTCACACTTGGCTTTTGATTCAGATTCCGCCTCCGGGAGAATCGATCGTTTCTTTGGAAGAAGGAAAGGACATCGGAGCTTGGATCGATCGAACGATCTTCGGCGAAAAACATCTTTGGAAATTTTCCAAAACCTGGGACCCGGAAGGATTTTTTAGCGGAGTTGCCGCGATCGCGAGTTCTTTGTTCGGAGTTCTTTGCGGTTTGATTCTTTTTTCGAAAGAACGGACGAGCAAGAATCGGATCGTTTCTCTGTTCGGATTCGGCGTCTTGTTTGCGTTCGTCGGTTTGTTCTGGGATCGAAGCCTACCGATGAATAAAAGTCTTTGGACCGGAAGTTACGCGGTTTATACTTCGGGGCTCGCTTTTTTATGCGTTGGAATATTCGAATTATTGCATGTAATCGTCGGTTTTAAAAAAGACGATTCGAATCGATCCGTTTTGGAAATCGTATTTCAGCCCTTTCTCGTATTCGGAAAAAACGCGATTTTGGTTTTTGTAGGTTCGGGAATCGTAGCAAGAACCTTGAATCTTTGGACCACGATCGGAGACAAAGGAAAGTCGATCAGCGTTAAGGTTTGGTTTTACGGAAAACTGACGACGTTGATCGCGGATCCGTATTTGGCGTCACTGTTTTACGCCATTCTCCATTTGATCGTTTGGTGGGGAATCTTGAGTTTTCTGGATCGAAAGAAAATTTATTTCAAAGTATAG
- a CDS encoding alpha/beta fold hydrolase: MFKNLTTPQFKPAGILKFPFIQTALASLAWNLPDEMPFLTNSERMILDAGRGVKLEGSLSKQKSQKSKGFIVLLHGWEGSINSTYILRTSHYFYEKGYDIFRLNYRDHGDTHHLNPGPFNGSLIDETYEAVRKATFLADKNVPVYVAGFSLGGNFTLRVARVHSQSRPEKKLNQLKECIAISPAIHPKDATILMDSKFIIGKYFLKKWKQSIEKKQKHFPTLVPYEKILKEKSVMKMTARLIESTDDFSDLDQYFGTYTLGEKELSQILIPTTIVTSKDDPIIRGESFLSLHPNRNVRVSIQEFGGHNGFLEDWKGTCWYFRVLDEIFS, translated from the coding sequence ATGTTCAAGAATCTCACGACCCCCCAATTTAAGCCTGCGGGAATTCTGAAATTTCCTTTTATCCAAACTGCGCTTGCCTCTTTAGCTTGGAATTTACCGGACGAAATGCCTTTTTTAACTAATTCGGAAAGAATGATTTTAGATGCGGGGCGAGGAGTGAAGTTAGAAGGATCTTTGAGTAAACAAAAGAGTCAAAAATCAAAAGGATTTATAGTTTTATTGCACGGTTGGGAAGGAAGCATTAATTCAACTTATATCTTGAGAACTTCTCACTACTTTTATGAAAAGGGCTACGATATTTTTCGTTTAAATTATAGAGACCACGGGGATACCCATCATCTCAATCCTGGGCCATTCAATGGAAGCCTTATAGACGAAACCTATGAAGCAGTTCGAAAGGCAACGTTTCTTGCTGATAAGAATGTTCCGGTTTACGTTGCCGGTTTTTCTTTAGGCGGGAACTTTACACTGAGAGTTGCACGAGTTCATTCTCAATCTAGACCCGAAAAGAAACTCAATCAACTAAAAGAATGCATTGCAATTTCTCCAGCAATCCATCCGAAAGATGCAACAATTCTAATGGATAGTAAATTTATCATCGGCAAATACTTCCTTAAAAAATGGAAACAGTCGATTGAAAAAAAGCAAAAACATTTTCCTACATTAGTTCCTTATGAGAAAATACTTAAGGAAAAATCCGTAATGAAAATGACGGCGAGACTCATAGAATCCACCGACGACTTCAGCGATCTTGATCAGTATTTTGGGACTTATACTCTTGGAGAAAAAGAACTTTCTCAAATTTTAATTCCAACGACCATCGTTACTTCTAAAGATGATCCGATCATTCGAGGTGAGTCTTTTCTATCTCTTCATCCTAACAGGAATGTCCGAGTTTCGATTCAGGAATTCGGTGGCCATAATGGGTTTCTCGAAGATTGGAAAGGCACTTGCTGGTATTTCCGCGTCTTAGATGAGATTTTTTCGTAA
- a CDS encoding LIC_13076 family protein — MKNQRSFFYSFFNNSRLGYFILIPFLFYSCTTLELNSVKGGESLNLASNSQKESNVNESVPANCKPTAKKYQWYILFGSVPINKIDTVELLPDSNRSYRVILRTSWLDGILSTFLGIAASITRKTIDVENCDLRDSSSLKNSTPNGVEKTEKELSKADAVKIKEEFIKQNEKQWKEELQEKIHSSLSEELESAWNKEIKHSKNLSILFLKSGEIVKGTVTRIDGDGVKLFSKGKERIFRRADVQRVRFQD, encoded by the coding sequence GTGAAGAATCAACGTTCTTTTTTTTATTCATTTTTTAACAATTCACGGCTTGGATACTTCATTTTGATTCCATTCTTATTTTATTCATGCACAACTTTGGAATTGAATTCCGTAAAAGGAGGTGAAAGTCTAAATCTTGCGTCGAATTCTCAGAAAGAATCTAACGTAAACGAAAGTGTTCCCGCAAATTGCAAACCAACCGCCAAGAAATACCAATGGTATATCCTTTTCGGATCGGTTCCGATCAACAAAATTGACACTGTCGAACTTTTACCCGACAGCAATCGCAGTTATAGAGTGATTTTAAGAACTTCCTGGCTGGATGGGATCCTCAGCACATTTTTAGGAATAGCGGCATCAATCACTCGAAAAACCATCGATGTAGAGAACTGCGATCTACGAGACTCTTCGTCGTTGAAAAATTCAACTCCCAATGGTGTCGAAAAAACTGAGAAAGAACTTTCCAAGGCTGATGCTGTAAAAATTAAAGAAGAATTTATCAAACAAAATGAAAAACAGTGGAAGGAAGAATTGCAGGAGAAAATCCATTCTTCATTGAGCGAAGAACTTGAAAGCGCTTGGAATAAAGAAATTAAACATTCGAAAAATCTTTCGATTCTTTTTTTGAAATCGGGTGAGATTGTAAAAGGAACTGTGACTCGGATCGACGGCGATGGCGTAAAGCTGTTCTCTAAGGGTAAGGAAAGAATCTTCCGACGCGCAGACGTTCAGAGAGTCCGATTTCAGGATTAA
- a CDS encoding DUF2804 domain-containing protein produces MKIIGSENKVNYGVFDGPVEFNYKEFQLLDFFGKEIRGLKKRFAFKRFNYIGVITEEFLIGFAAVSLGYVYNVFAYLYHYKDGILYEFDTKGLDIGSGLRFPADPDEYKIEFKSGSSFLTVDKSHSKGKLQVNAFLGKKLRFRFNTDFALKSHSPLRVVNPSEPTHWTFTEKCSPLIPNSIELSYQDRPLVFDPKKTTIVYDWSGGYLRRETNWYWAAFSAILPDKTSIGANFAALVNETFFSENAYWINHQRRRVPRLIFDFSQKDPYKPWKIYDEEGLVELEFKPEGERKDKMNLILTKLYFRQFVGKFSGKFRDADGKDVVFKDVYGFTEFHRSLW; encoded by the coding sequence ATGAAAATTATCGGTTCCGAAAATAAAGTCAACTATGGGGTTTTCGACGGTCCGGTTGAATTTAACTATAAAGAATTTCAACTGCTCGATTTCTTCGGAAAAGAAATTCGCGGATTAAAGAAGCGTTTTGCGTTTAAAAGGTTCAATTACATCGGCGTTATCACGGAAGAATTCTTAATCGGATTCGCCGCGGTCAGCCTCGGATATGTGTATAACGTATTCGCGTATCTGTATCATTATAAGGACGGGATTTTATACGAGTTCGACACGAAAGGGCTCGATATAGGAAGCGGATTGCGGTTTCCGGCCGATCCGGACGAATATAAGATCGAGTTCAAAAGCGGTTCTTCCTTTTTAACCGTGGATAAATCGCATTCCAAAGGCAAACTCCAAGTGAACGCCTTTTTGGGAAAAAAACTTCGATTTCGGTTTAACACGGACTTCGCATTAAAAAGTCATTCTCCCTTAAGGGTAGTGAATCCGTCCGAGCCGACTCACTGGACGTTCACCGAGAAATGTTCTCCTTTGATTCCGAATTCGATTGAACTTTCGTATCAGGACAGACCTCTCGTTTTCGATCCGAAAAAGACGACGATCGTTTACGATTGGTCCGGCGGTTATCTCAGAAGGGAAACGAACTGGTATTGGGCGGCGTTCAGCGCCATTCTTCCCGATAAAACTTCGATCGGTGCGAACTTCGCCGCGCTCGTAAACGAAACGTTCTTTTCCGAAAACGCATATTGGATCAATCATCAAAGAAGAAGGGTTCCTCGGTTGATTTTCGATTTTTCACAGAAAGATCCGTATAAACCTTGGAAAATCTACGACGAAGAAGGATTGGTCGAACTCGAGTTTAAACCCGAGGGAGAAAGAAAGGATAAGATGAATCTGATCCTGACCAAGTTATACTTCAGACAATTTGTGGGAAAATTCTCCGGAAAGTTCCGCGACGCGGACGGAAAGGACGTCGTTTTTAAGGACGTCTATGGCTTCACCGAATTCCACAGATCGCTTTGGTAA
- a CDS encoding acetyl-CoA C-acetyltransferase codes for MSNAYVIDAVRTPRGKGKKRGTLASIHPQELSAATLNAIQERNGIKPEIVEEVVMGCVSQVDDQAACIARYAVMAALWPNSVPGYTVNRFCGSGLQAVNNAANHVQSGSMQIALGGGVESMSRVKMGADMNGRDFNVGNPNIQKHYNLVPQGISADLIATKFGISREEADRFAESSQIKADKAIKAGYFKKSIIPVKTEDGTLVDTDENPRIESTFEWLSDLAPVFKTIGEKELDAIALKSYPEIGKINHIHTLGNSSGIVDGAASVLLASDEGIKKYGLKPRARIVAMASTGEDPTIMLTGPVSASKKALAMAGLKADDIDIWEINEAFASVVLYTQKSLGIPSEKINVNGGSISLGHPLGATGAILLGTALDELERTQKRYALITLCIGGGMGIATIIERM; via the coding sequence ATGTCAAACGCCTATGTAATCGACGCAGTTAGAACCCCGAGAGGAAAAGGAAAGAAGCGCGGCACACTTGCCAGCATTCACCCGCAGGAACTCTCCGCAGCGACCCTAAACGCAATCCAAGAAAGAAACGGAATCAAACCTGAAATCGTAGAAGAAGTCGTAATGGGATGCGTATCCCAAGTGGACGATCAAGCTGCATGTATCGCGCGTTATGCGGTAATGGCGGCGCTCTGGCCGAATTCAGTGCCTGGATATACCGTGAACCGTTTTTGCGGATCGGGACTTCAAGCGGTAAACAACGCAGCAAATCACGTTCAATCCGGATCCATGCAAATCGCACTCGGAGGCGGAGTGGAATCCATGTCCCGCGTAAAGATGGGAGCCGACATGAACGGAAGGGATTTTAATGTAGGAAATCCGAATATTCAAAAACACTACAACTTGGTTCCTCAAGGAATTTCCGCGGACTTAATCGCGACAAAGTTCGGAATCTCCAGGGAAGAAGCGGATCGTTTCGCGGAATCATCACAGATCAAAGCGGACAAAGCGATCAAAGCCGGTTATTTCAAAAAATCCATCATCCCCGTAAAGACGGAAGACGGAACGTTAGTGGATACCGATGAAAATCCGCGTATCGAATCCACTTTCGAATGGCTTTCCGATCTCGCTCCCGTTTTTAAAACGATCGGAGAAAAAGAATTGGATGCGATCGCACTCAAGTCTTATCCTGAAATCGGTAAAATCAATCACATCCACACGTTAGGCAACTCTTCCGGGATCGTGGACGGAGCGGCTTCCGTTCTTCTCGCATCGGACGAAGGAATCAAAAAATACGGATTAAAACCGCGCGCGAGAATCGTAGCAATGGCTTCCACCGGAGAAGACCCGACGATCATGTTAACGGGACCCGTATCCGCCTCTAAAAAAGCGTTAGCGATGGCAGGATTGAAAGCGGACGATATCGACATTTGGGAAATCAACGAAGCGTTCGCTTCCGTGGTTCTTTACACTCAGAAATCACTCGGAATTCCGAGCGAAAAAATCAACGTAAACGGAGGATCGATTTCTCTCGGACATCCGCTCGGAGCGACCGGAGCGATTCTTCTCGGAACCGCGTTAGACGAACTCGAAAGAACTCAGAAACGTTATGCGTTGATTACCCTTTGTATCGGCGGCGGAATGGGAATCGCAACGATCATAGAAAGAATGTAA
- a CDS encoding DUF1566 domain-containing protein, translated as MIRFRLLFFRIFLLCFLFLNVSCYLNPYFKDLVSPEKEEDSPIPALILLIAGTTPVIQGETIFFPLSGLTWMRCSRGQTYDAASDSCSGSLVAPQYCTTSDNQCNGSLGGTLSSGPAFDSCSTFSIAGRTMTWRVPTHAELKGLVYCSNGTDLANSKDNTKACSSTGAGFDVPTIRKDWFPGNPANNPIEFWSSTSDPVDPTIAWRVNFTTGITNTSIVKVSSGNIRCVSSR; from the coding sequence ATGATACGTTTTCGATTGCTCTTCTTCAGAATCTTTCTTTTGTGTTTTCTTTTTTTGAATGTTTCTTGTTATTTGAATCCATATTTTAAGGATCTTGTTTCTCCTGAGAAAGAAGAAGATTCTCCGATTCCCGCTTTGATTCTTTTGATTGCGGGAACTACTCCAGTGATTCAGGGTGAAACGATATTTTTTCCTTTGTCTGGTCTTACTTGGATGCGATGTTCTCGAGGTCAAACTTATGATGCGGCTTCTGATTCTTGCTCTGGATCTTTGGTTGCTCCTCAATATTGCACTACTTCCGACAATCAGTGTAACGGATCGCTTGGTGGAACTTTGAGTTCAGGCCCCGCTTTTGATTCTTGTTCAACGTTTAGCATTGCTGGTAGAACCATGACATGGAGAGTTCCCACGCATGCGGAATTGAAGGGATTAGTTTATTGTTCCAATGGAACGGACTTAGCGAATTCAAAGGATAATACGAAGGCTTGTTCTTCGACAGGAGCGGGTTTTGACGTTCCGACAATCCGTAAAGATTGGTTTCCCGGTAATCCGGCGAATAACCCAATTGAATTTTGGTCGAGCACGAGCGATCCTGTGGACCCAACGATCGCTTGGAGAGTTAATTTTACCACCGGGATCACAAATACGAGTATCGTGAAGGTTTCGTCCGGCAATATCCGTTGCGTGAGTTCCCGCTAA
- a CDS encoding TetR/AcrR family transcriptional regulator, with translation MSAMDQDDVKHRIMDKALELFLKYGYAKTKMEEIARILKISRKTLYKHFENKNHLLFEILTRKHGIMSSKIQEISEDDSLSVHEKIQAINEFKICQFPSGANEFILEIRDQAPDHYAYIKEVRMESVSKSVQALIKQGIEKGEIRKELNPTIFAALLNSAIEMTATPELLLNSPLSMAQLQGEIHEILFYGIMTCPMSSKSS, from the coding sequence ATGAGTGCGATGGATCAGGATGATGTAAAACATCGGATTATGGATAAAGCGCTTGAGCTTTTTCTAAAATACGGTTATGCGAAAACCAAGATGGAGGAGATCGCAAGAATCCTGAAAATCTCGCGCAAAACTTTGTATAAACATTTCGAAAATAAGAATCATCTTCTTTTCGAAATTCTCACCCGCAAACACGGAATCATGAGTTCTAAAATTCAGGAGATCAGCGAGGACGATTCTCTTTCCGTTCACGAAAAGATCCAAGCGATCAACGAGTTTAAGATCTGCCAGTTCCCTTCGGGCGCCAACGAATTCATTTTGGAAATCCGGGATCAGGCCCCCGATCACTACGCGTATATCAAGGAAGTGAGAATGGAATCCGTTTCCAAATCGGTGCAGGCCTTGATCAAACAAGGAATCGAAAAGGGTGAAATTCGTAAGGAGCTCAATCCTACGATTTTCGCCGCGCTTCTCAATTCCGCGATCGAGATGACCGCGACTCCGGAACTTCTTTTGAATTCTCCGTTGTCGATGGCGCAGTTGCAGGGCGAGATTCATGAAATTCTGTTTTATGGAATCATGACCTGCCCGATGTCCTCTAAATCATCCTGA
- a CDS encoding efflux RND transporter permease subunit, producing MNLASLSIKRPIFITCTVLLILVAGYLSLNKLGVDLFPNVTIPVVTVTVPYPGAAPNEIETLVAKPVEDELSTISGVKRVKSICNEGVGTVVVEFTLETDVKYAEQQVRDKVSSVKPKLPDDAKEPVIRRIDPADQPILIIALRADLPEAELYDIANEEVKQILLTTKDVGNVNIYGGRKREIHVELDRNKLKEHMIPAFVVANRLASGGMNIPAGKVSKTDKELVYRTINEFQSPQEIRDTPISLFGNEVPIKIGQLGEVKDTVEDETSRAYFNGKKAVFLLVYKQSGSNTVAVAQAVKKKVSEINLDLAKRKGSPELTAANDSSITIDNNIYDVKETIIIGIILTIIVVLLFLGSVRSTLITGLALPNSLLGAFILMAIAGFTVNVMTLLALSLAVGLLIDDAIVVRENIFRHREMGKTAREASIEGTKEVTLAVIATTMTVIAVFMPIAFISGVVGQFLREFGLTVCFALLISLYDALTIAPMLSAYFGGKIGNHGNKPGHGHDAIPEITTQSAKGKTKTKGAAATTALEEIAYSKIRSQNNASKGILSKIFSPILTVLGKLESGLDSILSIFNVFQSWLEEKYASILKFTLKRPMFILSSAVLIFVVSLVLTKFIPKTFLPAQDEGKFSVTLDMPPGTSVEKMAQVAQQVDQKIRSYKEIKLVAMFNTNRNTNMFVEMVPSKNRTMNTTQFKAFLRKELTEFSFANPIVKDIDNVGGGQRPFTLTVSGQRGDVVEDYAKKLFARLQKSPALLDVDTSYRAGAPEFRVVPDREREVLLGVPGTTIGTELRTLVEGTTPAVYRENGVEYDIRVRLKDSQRDLKDNFYNSFVPNFNNRLIPIQNVAKAEETTGLATINRLNRNKSVEIYADVNPKGPGMGGAMEEVAKISQSELPLPPGVKIGYSGQAESFKEMGTSMAIAMGLGVLFIYMVLASLYESFITPIAIMLVLPLALCGAFIALFLTQKSLDIFSMIGLIMLIGVATKNSILLVDFTNQLLDQGKEMKEAIVEAGRERLRPILMTSFALIAGMLPIAIGLNEASRQRTSMGVAIIGGLISSTILTLVVVPAAFSYIERLNQFVRRNSPNPDA from the coding sequence ATGAACCTAGCATCGCTTTCGATCAAAAGACCCATCTTTATTACCTGTACGGTCTTGCTCATCCTAGTTGCGGGATATCTTTCATTAAACAAACTCGGGGTCGATTTATTCCCCAACGTAACGATTCCGGTCGTAACGGTGACCGTTCCTTATCCGGGAGCGGCCCCCAACGAAATCGAAACCCTTGTCGCCAAGCCGGTCGAAGACGAACTCTCCACAATCTCCGGAGTAAAAAGAGTCAAGTCGATCTGTAACGAAGGCGTGGGAACCGTTGTCGTAGAGTTCACACTCGAAACCGACGTCAAATACGCCGAGCAACAAGTTCGTGACAAAGTCTCCAGCGTAAAACCGAAACTACCGGACGACGCAAAAGAACCGGTCATTCGAAGAATCGATCCTGCCGATCAACCGATTTTAATCATCGCTTTGAGAGCCGATCTACCGGAAGCGGAACTTTACGACATCGCAAACGAAGAAGTAAAACAAATTCTCCTTACGACTAAGGACGTTGGAAACGTAAACATCTACGGAGGACGCAAAAGAGAAATTCACGTAGAGTTGGATCGAAACAAACTCAAAGAACACATGATTCCCGCTTTTGTCGTGGCGAACAGACTCGCATCGGGAGGAATGAACATCCCCGCGGGAAAAGTAAGTAAGACCGATAAAGAACTCGTATATAGAACGATCAACGAATTCCAATCTCCACAAGAAATCAGAGATACCCCTATATCGCTTTTCGGAAACGAGGTTCCGATCAAGATCGGACAACTCGGAGAAGTGAAGGACACAGTGGAAGACGAAACTTCTCGCGCATACTTTAACGGTAAGAAGGCGGTCTTCCTTTTAGTCTATAAACAATCCGGATCGAACACGGTCGCGGTCGCACAAGCGGTTAAGAAGAAGGTTTCTGAAATCAATCTTGATCTTGCGAAAAGAAAAGGATCTCCCGAGCTGACTGCGGCGAACGATTCTTCCATAACGATCGACAACAATATCTACGACGTTAAGGAAACGATCATCATCGGAATCATTCTCACGATCATTGTCGTATTATTATTCTTAGGAAGCGTAAGATCCACGTTGATCACCGGACTCGCACTTCCGAACTCTCTTTTAGGCGCGTTTATTCTTATGGCGATCGCGGGTTTCACCGTGAACGTGATGACTCTTCTCGCGCTAAGTCTTGCGGTAGGTCTTCTGATCGACGACGCGATTGTGGTTCGGGAGAATATCTTCAGACATAGGGAGATGGGAAAAACGGCGAGAGAAGCGTCCATCGAAGGAACCAAAGAGGTAACGTTAGCCGTAATCGCAACCACGATGACGGTGATCGCAGTGTTTATGCCGATCGCGTTCATCAGCGGGGTAGTGGGACAGTTTTTAAGAGAATTCGGTTTGACCGTTTGTTTCGCTCTTTTGATTTCCCTCTACGACGCTCTTACGATCGCTCCGATGTTGTCCGCGTATTTCGGGGGAAAGATCGGAAATCACGGAAATAAACCCGGTCACGGACACGATGCAATTCCGGAAATCACGACACAGTCCGCAAAAGGAAAAACAAAGACAAAAGGTGCGGCGGCGACTACGGCTTTGGAGGAAATCGCATATTCCAAAATTCGTTCTCAGAATAACGCTTCCAAAGGTATTCTTTCCAAAATCTTCTCTCCGATCCTTACCGTTCTCGGAAAACTGGAAAGCGGTCTGGATTCTATATTAAGCATATTTAATGTGTTTCAATCTTGGCTGGAGGAGAAATACGCTTCTATTCTCAAGTTCACCTTAAAAAGACCGATGTTTATTCTTTCCAGCGCGGTTTTGATCTTCGTAGTGAGTTTGGTTCTTACCAAGTTCATTCCGAAAACGTTTCTTCCCGCGCAGGACGAGGGAAAATTCTCCGTAACCTTGGATATGCCTCCGGGAACTTCCGTGGAAAAGATGGCACAGGTCGCGCAACAAGTGGATCAAAAAATCCGTTCTTATAAGGAAATCAAACTCGTCGCGATGTTCAACACGAACCGCAACACGAATATGTTCGTGGAGATGGTGCCTTCTAAAAACAGAACGATGAACACGACTCAGTTCAAAGCGTTTCTTCGTAAGGAGCTGACCGAATTCTCCTTTGCGAATCCGATCGTGAAGGACATCGACAACGTGGGCGGCGGTCAAAGACCGTTTACTCTTACCGTGAGCGGACAAAGGGGAGACGTTGTGGAAGACTATGCGAAGAAGTTGTTCGCACGTCTTCAAAAATCCCCCGCGCTTCTCGACGTGGATACGAGTTACAGAGCGGGAGCTCCCGAGTTTAGAGTGGTTCCCGATCGTGAAAGAGAAGTTTTGCTCGGCGTTCCGGGAACTACGATCGGAACGGAGCTCCGAACTCTTGTCGAAGGAACCACGCCCGCGGTTTATAGGGAGAATGGAGTCGAGTATGATATCCGCGTTCGACTCAAGGATTCTCAAAGAGATTTGAAGGATAACTTTTACAACTCCTTCGTTCCGAACTTCAACAACCGTTTGATTCCGATTCAAAACGTAGCGAAGGCGGAAGAAACAACCGGTCTTGCCACGATCAATCGTCTCAATCGAAACAAATCCGTGGAGATCTATGCGGACGTGAATCCGAAAGGTCCCGGTATGGGCGGTGCGATGGAAGAGGTCGCAAAGATCAGTCAATCCGAACTTCCTTTGCCTCCCGGCGTTAAGATCGGATATTCCGGACAAGCGGAAAGCTTTAAGGAGATGGGAACGTCCATGGCGATCGCGATGGGACTCGGAGTTCTATTCATCTACATGGTGTTAGCTTCTCTTTATGAAAGTTTTATCACTCCGATCGCGATCATGCTCGTATTGCCTCTCGCGCTTTGCGGCGCCTTTATCGCGCTTTTCTTGACCCAAAAATCCTTGGACATCTTTTCGATGATCGGTTTGATCATGTTGATCGGGGTCGCGACGAAGAACTCCATTCTTCTCGTGGATTTTACCAATCAGCTTTTGGATCAAGGCAAGGAGATGAAGGAAGCGATCGTCGAAGCGGGCAGAGAAAGACTTAGGCCGATTCTTATGACTTCCTTTGCTCTGATCGCCGGTATGCTTCCGATCGCGATCGGTCTCAACGAGGCTTCCCGTCAAAGAACGAGTATGGGGGTTGCGATCATCGGAGGTTTGATTTCTTCCACCATTCTTACCTTAGTGGTGGTTCCGGCGGCTTTCTCTTATATAGAAAGATTGAATCAGTTCGTGAGAAGAAATTCTCCGAATCCGGACGCATAA
- a CDS encoding DUF1564 family protein — translation MRSSIYSVNRSIAFSLNISKITCTFLVPLKIVRQLPNSERKKIGKNLGSLLKTHAHHLTRRKRFNNRALTIKYQKQGNSLIKFNARIHAEEWAQLSVLAASHGISRCLLYCFLIQLQLSSLSKRYKKSKGTYGYKVRYYSFVWSLNLKTKKIQRILYE, via the coding sequence ATGAGAAGTTCCATATATTCCGTTAATCGTTCCATCGCTTTTTCTTTAAACATTTCTAAAATTACCTGTACATTTTTAGTTCCGCTCAAAATTGTAAGACAACTACCAAATTCAGAGCGAAAGAAAATTGGAAAGAACCTTGGTAGCTTACTCAAAACACATGCGCATCATTTAACCCGCAGGAAGAGATTTAATAATCGAGCACTTACGATTAAGTATCAAAAGCAAGGCAATTCGCTAATCAAATTTAATGCGCGCATTCACGCTGAAGAATGGGCTCAACTAAGTGTTCTCGCGGCTTCGCACGGTATTTCTAGATGTTTGCTCTATTGTTTTCTCATTCAACTACAACTTTCTAGCCTATCTAAACGTTACAAAAAATCGAAAGGAACCTACGGTTATAAAGTTAGATATTATTCTTTTGTATGGAGTTTGAATTTAAAAACCAAAAAAATCCAAAGAATACTGTATGAATAA